Within Conger conger chromosome 3, fConCon1.1, whole genome shotgun sequence, the genomic segment GTGGAAAATAGCAGCAGTAAATTTGTTTTATACCCTTGAAATAGTAAGGACTTATTCTTATTACATACCGGTAAATCTtagtacaaataaaatgaaggtCATTTTGAATTCCTAGGAGAAGGCTATTCAGCAATTCCAAAACCATTCCTCCTAAGTTACGCAACAATAAGAGCTTGCTCAGAGATAAAATGTAGTCCTGGAATCAAAAAGGAAGATACTGCATGATCCACCAAATTTGAAATAGAATATGCTGGGACTAACCTGATAAAAGttatcacttaaaaaaaaaaaaagtatgttccAAACCGTGTGTCCATACGAGGTCAATTAATTGTTGTGGGCATTGACATTCTTTTCTAAAACATCTGTGACATATGAACCTTAAGTCTTATGTTCACCAAACAACTTTGTCAGATTTGACACAGAGCATGCCAGGAGTAACCCCAATAAATGTTATCACTTTTTTTGATGCTACAAACCATCAAAGACATATCAATCAATTGTTGTGGGTGTGGCCATTTATACTGACACAGCTGTAACTTTTGAATGCTTTATATGACCATCACACAAATTGGCAAACTAGTGGCGCTATAAAaggaatataattttttttttccacatagtttgcatgttctcgtAGTGCCAGTGCAGTTTCTTCATTAAAGTCTCTGTGCTTGCTGACTGCAGCTATGCTGCTTGGACCCCGTCAATTGCAgctatattttgttttgttttcctttttgagATGACCCTAGAAAAGCATGTCAACTGTGGAAAGAATGTGATATGTCCCTGAACTGTTTTTGTTTCCTGTAAACTTTGTAACCTTCTCAGGTTTGAATAGAGGTTTGATCTTAAAGGACACCGAGTGCATTTAAAACAGTAAAGGAAAAGAAATGTCCCAAAAAACAGGACATTGAAAATGTCCCTCAGCAATACAACTCCTTTGGATCAGATGTTTCCTGGTGGTAGCTTCAATGGAGGTAGCCTGTATCAGGTACTGTATCCAATGGTGAAGGCCCAGAGAAGCTTAGAAGGCCATTGTGGGAAACACAACAAAGTGTTGTTGTGATATTATGTTCATATGAACATTCTGTAGTGCCAACACATGATAATTCAGTTGCTTGGAGCCGTTCAACCCTCCTACTATGTTTGGGGTCAGTTTAACCCCATTTAGTATTTGACATCTTCAAAAAACCTGTCAACCTTGTTTCATTTGTTCCTGCAtgttttttctaattttctaatttggtgggattaaatggtaaacatgcaataaacatacttCTATGCTAAATCCTGTGTTGGACTTAGCATAGCATTTACAAATGTGTTGCGTGGGGTTTTTCTGACTGTCTGTAACTGTaagatttatgaaaatatacaaccatttttatttttatctcagatttctttgtggatgattctggtggaactttcccatacaggtgccaaactttcacttactatAAAAAGTTTGTGAGAAAATCAGATGTTTCTCACATattcttcatatttatatatgaaAACCTATAAACGGCATtatcattttggaaacaataatAAGGCAAcaaccattacattactttgaatacATTGTAATTATGTTACAATAATTGTGTCTTTATATAAACCTTATAGAAACCTTTATATAAACGTAACACCCAGATGACTTTTACAATGATTAGAATTATTCCAGGAATTATTATCTTCAACAGCTATCAGACACATATTGCTAACTCtgtgatttatatttttctaGCTGCACAATGgttgtgcattgtttttgcATGTTGCAATCTTATCTTGGAAGTAAACAGTGCATATTCTGTACACTTCCATGTTTCTGGATTTTACCTGCAAATGAATTTAATCAGCTCAAGGATCCAAAGAACTGGGTCAAATCCTTGggacactgaatgcatttttatgcaatgcaatctatttttaaaaagcatgacACATGAACATTAACAAATCTCAGCCAGTGTCCTAGATAAAACTGTCTATTCAAACATAGGATATTGCAGTACGTGACTGGGCTGATCTGTGCTGGACAAAGGGTCACCTGATTCTCTACTTGGTGTTGAACAAATGGTGTTACAAAGGTCAATTATTGCATACATTGTGGCACTGTACCCCTTTGTAGATATATAGGCTCCTCAACTGAAATTCAGCTATCCCGTTGGAACATTTCTTAATGTACATCACAGTGTGTTTCAGACAGCTGCCTTTCTGgatttacataattattttcttaaatgaATTTGATTTATGGGGTTAATGCTTAATacaataaaaccaaaataaagatATACACACAAATTGCATGAAAAAGTTTATTAGTGAAAACGACAGACTTgcgtttacattttacaatgtgCATAGGACAAGTCACAGTACAATgagagtacagtacagtcttaAATATTTCGCTAAACATGATTGTAACAAAGACCATATTTTGCACAGACACATCTGTAATACCATGGCAAATCACCATGGACTTCTCTTCTCTATGGAATCTAACATCTGGAAATGGATAAATATATAAGGCACTTCTTGGGTCACCCATTAACTGTTGCCATAATGATCAGGGGGTCAAACACTTATAAGTGCCCAGACAAATTCATGGTTGAGTAAAATTCTGTGAAACTCAGTTGATAAGAtacattataatattaatatggaTATAATACTAAGAAtgtgaattgaaaaaaaaaaactaacaaataaaTAGTCAAATAATGTTTGATAATAAAAGGaacaaaacaagattttaaCATTTATGTATATACCTGAAGAAAAGTATTCATTTGAAGCTAtatttcatatactgtacattacattacaattcatGCATAGATATCAAGGGTTTACATGTTGAAACACCATCTGAAAGGTTTGTCTTTTATTTCCATATCCATCAATTACATTGACTATCACTTGTACTTTTTCAATTGTGTACTCTTAAGCACGTGATTGTCTACAAAGAGTATCATCATGGAAACAATATTGATCATTCAGAAGTCATGCACTAATAGTACCTTGAAGGTGAGGACCATACTAACACGTGTGCATACATGATCAACATCAATGCAAAAGAATAGGCAAACTGGTGCCAAGGAATGTAATGAATTTACAGAGAGGACATTACAGACGAAACAGCAATGATCTTTGTTATGCTCATTTCTGGGAATAGGTTGAAAGTTCATGCTTGACGTATGGTGTAAATCATACTTAAAAAATTCTTGAGTATGACACATGCCAGTTTCCATTAAGCAAGTACAGTACCTTCCGGGAATATCCTTTCCAGTCATTCCATGAGTCATTTTAGTCGCTTCCACCTTAGTCACACAGCCATCCATTTGTGTACACTCAACTACTCATGACAGAGTGTAAGTTCAAGTCAACACGTTTCTTTCTATACATTTGTAAGCAAGTTAAAATCGTTTTCTGATTCAATGTCCATATCGACTGTTTTCAGAGTTTATTGTTGAGCAGTAATTGCGTTAGGTACAAAGGAGTTTGGCCTGGAGAGAAATGACTGTGGTCCTTTCCTGCTTTTAAGACTTGATGGGCATGCTGAATGAACAATGTCCACCACTACGGAAAAAAGCACATattacatatatgcacacacatgcacacatacatgcttacATAAATACACGATTAACTGAATTAGCAACCCATCGACCTTGCCTTACCTGCATATTCCTGTAGAGCACTCATGGTGGTTCTTGCAGTAGGCCCCATGGGGCTTGCTTCCCATGATCCTCCACAGGGGTGTCATGCGGGCTATCCGCTTCAGCAGTCCTCCTTCCTGAAGATGTGTTGATGTGCTGTCTTGAACAGGATTAGCGCACACCTGTATCAAAGAAGTGCACAGAGACATATTCAACATGAACCAGAAAACTACATTTGCTAAATGTCCATCACATTACTGAACAGTACGAGTTTATAGAATGTAAGGGAAATCCATTAAACAATAGTAAAACAGAATGATTTCAAAAAGCATGAGAGAAATATAATCACTTAATTGAAATCCTTTCTTTGGATTCCTATCTAAGTTATGTCTCATGTACTGAATGCACATTCATTTGAGGTAACATATCATTAATTTCATTAGGGTTCTTTAATTTCTAGTAATTGAAACAACTGCAGTaacactatttatttatttagttatttttgtttaaggCAATTTATTATTAAGATAACAGTAACATTATTATGTTGTTATTAACACAGAAAAAACTATGTTTGAACACTAGACTAAAGAAAACCAAGAACAAAACTTAGTACAAGGAAATGTACGGATGTTTGATATCGAAAACATTTTGCCAGAAGCAGCACCTTACGATCCAAAAGTTTTTGTGTGAGCAAATACACTTTCTGCATATTTGTGTTTATAATCATTTTGCCACATAGTTTACACATGTGTGAGTATAGATTCTCCAATAGCACTATcctaaaaacataataaaaatctTCAACTGAAAAGCACAAATGTTGTACTATATACTATATCAAAAATAGTTGTGATAATTGATacattcatgcatttattttattgttttatgacatttttgttgttgtgggtCAACGCACATTTAACTAGTATTGTTAACATATTACACTGATATTGTGTACTGAACTAATAATCATAAtgctgcaaaaaaatatattaaatgtattttttatttttttacctggtGGATGAAGACCAGCAACACCAAACCCCAGGCAGCACTTGCCCTACTGCAGATCTGTTCTTGCATCTTGAGGGAAGACAGGAGTGAGATGACCGAGGCTTGGGGAGAGTTTCTAGAGAGGTCGGAGTAGTGGTGGCACTGTGAGTTCCTCCCTTTATATCCCTGATCAAATCCACAGAGGCAGGCAGTCTAACTGCGCCCCTCTCACTCCCAAGTCAGCTTTCCTGCACCCTGATGATGTCACGTGTTTAGTAAATATTTGAGCACCGCTCAGATAAACTGTCCCATGGGCTCTGGTGTGAGCCAAGAGCTCGGAGCTTTCTGGCACCGAACGCTGATAGACAAAACATGCACATCATTGCCATCCCTACCTCTCCAGTGCAGTCTCTGAATACTATCCCTGAATGAAATAAGTTTTGATATTATGCACTGTTAATAAGAGTGTGAAAAACGTATCCTGTTAACATGCACCAATCACTGTTTCAAGTCTGACCACTATCGACCAGACTGAAATGGCTGCTATAATATTCCATAAGGAAAATCAATCACAGCCATGAAAATTCCCATTGCAATCATTGTGAGAGGAGGCATAGTTTGGATTGACTGTGAACTGTAACAATTGCATGAATCATGAGCCTCAGTTAAGAAAAGTGTGGCCACAGGGAATAAGCATGAAGTCGTGAATGTGTCTGAATCAAACATATAAGATCATGTTGATCCAAAATTTTGAGTTTACAGGACACAATGTACTTCAAGTACTTTACTTTTTGTTCGTATTGTAAGATTTCATTAGTATTTAGTTAAGAGATATTGTGATCCCAGAGGACTTAAACAGACTAATTCTGGTATTCTATTTTGGTAAAGTATTGATTAAATGTTCAGACACATGCAAACTATGTGACACACATCCACAATCCTTCCATCATATATTGATTTAGCACCTTACTATTCATTCCAGCAGGGCTGCCTTCTGAAATGGGACATTGTTAAAATAGTACATACATGTAATCAATTTTAAACTTAAAACCCATTACAAGGAAAACAATTTGAGCACAAAATGTGTAAAGCTCTTctaaaacaaatacttttttcaacCAACACTCAAGGTGTGCTCCTGTCATTTGCAACAGAAACAGTTCCaaccaaatacattttgtctttGAGAATGAAGTTTCAGcatgatttaa encodes:
- the leap2 gene encoding liver-expressed antimicrobial peptide 2; protein product: MQEQICSRASAAWGLVLLVFIHQVCANPVQDSTSTHLQEGGLLKRIARMTPLWRIMGSKPHGAYCKNHHECSTGICSGGHCSFSMPIKS